Proteins co-encoded in one Lasioglossum baleicum chromosome 3, iyLasBale1, whole genome shotgun sequence genomic window:
- the LOC143207060 gene encoding GPN-loop GTPase 3 yields the protein MRYAQLIMGPAGSGKSTYCTAMQQHTANEGKVIEIVNLDPAAEYFDYEPLVDIRELIQLDDAMEDDELRFGPNGGLVFCMEYLLENSTWLEEKLGDVDDDYIIFDCPGQIELYTHMTVIRQLITVLQNLNFRICGIFLVDSQFMVDGSKFLSGTMAALSVMINLELPHINILSKMDLLSKTARKQLDKYLEPDPHSLLTDMEKDSWNEKYRNLTEAIGRLIEDYSLVRFYPLNIKDEESMADIKLTIDNIIQYGEDADVKIRDFDEPENDDADENL from the exons ATGAGATATGCACAACTTATAATGGGACCAGCTGGCAGTGGGAAg TCTACGTACTGTACTGCCATGCAACAACATACAGCCAACGAAGGAAAAGTGATTGAAATAGTTAATTTAGATCCTGCCGCTGAATATTTTGATTATGAACCTTTAGTTGATATAAGGGAATTAATTCAACTGGATGATGCTATGGAGGACGATGAATTACGATTTGGACCGAACGGTGGTCTCGTATTTTGTATGGA ATACTTATTGGAGAATTCAACGTGGTTAGAAGAAAAATTAGGCGACGTGGACGACgactatattattttcgattgtcctggtcaaatagaattatataCGCATATGACAGTTATTCGTCAATTAATAACAGTATTACAAAATCTCAATTTTCGTATATGTGGAATTTTTTTAGTGGATAGTCAGTTTATGGTCGACGGATCGAAATTTTTATCTGGTACAATGGCTGCTCTTAGCGTAATGATCAATTTAGAATTGCCACATATTAATATCCTTAGTAAAATGGATTTATTATCGAAAACTGCGCGAAAACAATTAGATAAATACCTAGAACCTGACCCGCACAGTTTATTAACAGATATGGAGAAAGATTCTTggaatgaaaaatatagaaatctCACAGAGGCTATAGGAAGACTTATAGAAGACTACAGTCTTGTGCGTTTTTATCCGTTAAACATAAAAGATGAGGAAAGCATGGCAGATATTAAATTAACTATCGATAATATTATCCAATACGGAGAAGATGCTGATGTTAAAATTCGAGATTTCGATGAGCCTGAGAATGATGATGCAGATGAAAATCTGTAA
- the LOC143207048 gene encoding PHD finger protein 12 isoform X1 — MGTVEYGFPMIGGLMPQIQALIAPPVSEDSKAAKNKKDKEEKKHPYFKRRGRGHNRDICDACRDGGELICCDKCPASYHLQCHYPAVDPADIPNGEWLCYACRCASKRNLLDNKGNDKNKKKSALEVLALAASLVNPREFELPKELQLPIMFPGSNKVDYVSGRRGKQQCGNTNAGRNHCLDSNLMVPLPARLCFECGRSCRKAPLIACDYCPLYFHQDCLDPPLTAFPIGRWMCPNHPNHFIDQNLLTSCRVTERIKLWDKYANQRIDQHAVKLDFLRKARTTNPLFRTKVRLEGRTRVKVPCSVKFQYEHPPELDPIRFYHDTVMRSVNRNTKKQSVESNDCRSPKVEYAGIKKSDEQMEVENDVELNNQLKEENTKDETSNKSNCKEKVDEESTNENNCTDDGSVEYCAKHFGYDIKEGVQLLERPVLEALALQRLEQILDTDGENYHSINCRMMARAALFSLNHKPKQPFFMIHKTLTIGSGPNCDLVLSNYGNCSFISSKHAIIFFDESTKRYELLNYSEYGTLVDNVLYSCNYSDVTKEQVKEEIDEKIQLVTKEQKTTDAVKAIIKEKVLHSQEQIGRNRVLCKCNLTKYGTRNTDHLEEGWEGSAIIAHGSTLAFGCLLFVFNTMNAHLER, encoded by the exons ATGGGGACTGTAGAATACGGTTTTCCGATGATAGGAGGTCTAATGCCA CAAATTCAAGCGCTTATAGCACCGCCTGTATCAGAGGATTCAAAGGCAGCAAAAAATAAGAAGGACAAAGAAGAGAAAAAACACCCATACTTTAAAAGACGTGGACGAGGCCATAATCGAGATATCTGCGATGCTTGCAGAGATGGAGGAGAGCTTATATGCTGTGATAAATGCCCTGCATCGTATCATTTACAATGCCA TTATCCAGCAGTTGATCCAGCAGACATTCCTAATGGAGAATGGTTATGTTATGCATGTCGGTGTGCATCAAAAAGAAACCTTTTGGACAACAAAGGCaatgacaaaaataaaaagaaatctgCTTTGGAGGTGCTAGCATTGGCAGCGTCTCTAGTAAATCCGCGAGAGTTTGAATTACCTAAAGAATTGCAATTACCGATCATGTTTCCTGGTAGCAATAAAGTAGATTATGTTTCTGGTAGAAGAGGTAAACAACAATGTGGAAATACTAATG CTGGAAGAAATCATTGCTTGGACAGTAATCTAATGGTACCTTTACCAGCACGTTTGTGCTTTGAATGTGGACGTAGTTGCAGAAAAGCACCATTAATCGCATGCGACTACTGTCCATTGTATTTTCATCAAGATTGTTTGGATCCTCCGCTTACAGCATTTCCTATTGGTAGATGGATGTGTCCTAACCACCCGAATCATTTCATAGACCAAAATTTATTGACATCTTGTAGAGTAACAGAACGTATTAAACTTTGGGATAAATATGCCAATCAACGTATAGATCAACATGCCGTAAAATTGGATTTTTTGCGTAAAGCACGCACAACAAATCCACTTTTTCGTACAAAAGTCAGGCTAGAAGGTCGTACGAGAGTAAAAGTTCCATGTTCTGTAAAATTCCAATACGAGCATCCGCCAGAATTAGATCCTATACGATTTTATCATGATACTGTTATGCGATCTGTAAACAGAAACACTAAAAAGCAAAGTGTAGAAAGTAACGATTGCAGAAGTCCTAAAGTAGAATACGCAGGAATTAAGAAATCAGACGAACAGATGGAGGTAGAAAATGACGTTGAACTGAATAATCAACTGAAGGAGGAAAATACTAAGGACGAAACAAGTAACAAATCAAATTGTAAAGAAAAAGTAGATGAAGAAAGtacaaatgaaaataattgtACAGACGATGGTAGCGTTGAGTATTGCGCAAAACATTTTGGTTACGACATTAAAGAAGGTGTACAGTTACTTGAAAGACCAGTATTGGAAGCGTTAGCGTTGCAACGATTAGAACAAATACTTGACACGGATGGTGAAAATTACCACTCGATCAATTGTCGTATGATGGCGAGGGCGGCTCTGTTTTCTTTAAATCATAAACCTAAACAGCCATTTTTTATGATCCATAAAACATTAACTATAGGAAGTGGCCCGAACTGTGATTTAGTTTTATCCAATTATGGTAATTGCAGCTTTATATCTTCGAAACATGCAATTATTTTCTTCGACGag AGTACAAAACGTTATGAACTATTAAACTATAGCGAATACGGAACTTTAGTTGATAACGTACTTTATTCTTGTAATTATAGCGACGTAACTAAAGAACAAGTGAAAGAAGAAATTGACGAGAAAATACAACTGGTAACGAAAGAACAGAAAACAACAGACGCGGTGAAAgctataataaaagaaaaagtattACATTCTCAAGAGCAAATAGGAAGAAACAGAGTATTATGTAAAtgtaatttaacaaaatatggaaCAAGAAATACGGATCATTTAGAAGAAGGTTGGGAAGGAAGTGCTATTATCGCTCATGGTTCAACGTTAGCTTTTGGATGTCTATTGTTCGTATTTAATACGAtgaatgcacatttggagcggTGA
- the LOC143207048 gene encoding PHD finger protein 12 isoform X2, producing MGTVEYGFPMIGGLMPQIQALIAPPVSEDSKAAKNKKDKEEKKHPYFKRRGRGHNRDICDACRDGGELICCDKCPASYHLQCHYPAVDPADIPNGEWLCYACRCASKRNLLDNKGNDKNKKKSALEVLALAASLVNPREFELPKELQLPIMFPGSNKVDYVSGRRGKQQCGNTNAGRNHCLDSNLMVPLPARLCFECGRSCRKAPLIACDYCPLYFHQDCLDPPLTAFPIGRWMCPNHPNHFIDQNLLTSCRVTERIKLWDKYANQRIDQHAVKLDFLRKARTTNPLFRTKVRLEGRTRVKVPCSVKFQYEHPPELDPIRFYHDTVMRSVNRNTKKQSVESNDCRSPKVEYAGIKKSDEQMEVENDVELNNQLKEENTKDETSNKSNCKEKVDEESTNENNCTDDGSVEYCAKHFGYDIKEGVQLLERPVLEALALQRLEQILDTDGENYHSINCRMMARAALFSLNHKPKQPFFMIHKTLTIGSGPNCDLVLSNYGNCSFISSKHAIIFFDERRN from the exons ATGGGGACTGTAGAATACGGTTTTCCGATGATAGGAGGTCTAATGCCA CAAATTCAAGCGCTTATAGCACCGCCTGTATCAGAGGATTCAAAGGCAGCAAAAAATAAGAAGGACAAAGAAGAGAAAAAACACCCATACTTTAAAAGACGTGGACGAGGCCATAATCGAGATATCTGCGATGCTTGCAGAGATGGAGGAGAGCTTATATGCTGTGATAAATGCCCTGCATCGTATCATTTACAATGCCA TTATCCAGCAGTTGATCCAGCAGACATTCCTAATGGAGAATGGTTATGTTATGCATGTCGGTGTGCATCAAAAAGAAACCTTTTGGACAACAAAGGCaatgacaaaaataaaaagaaatctgCTTTGGAGGTGCTAGCATTGGCAGCGTCTCTAGTAAATCCGCGAGAGTTTGAATTACCTAAAGAATTGCAATTACCGATCATGTTTCCTGGTAGCAATAAAGTAGATTATGTTTCTGGTAGAAGAGGTAAACAACAATGTGGAAATACTAATG CTGGAAGAAATCATTGCTTGGACAGTAATCTAATGGTACCTTTACCAGCACGTTTGTGCTTTGAATGTGGACGTAGTTGCAGAAAAGCACCATTAATCGCATGCGACTACTGTCCATTGTATTTTCATCAAGATTGTTTGGATCCTCCGCTTACAGCATTTCCTATTGGTAGATGGATGTGTCCTAACCACCCGAATCATTTCATAGACCAAAATTTATTGACATCTTGTAGAGTAACAGAACGTATTAAACTTTGGGATAAATATGCCAATCAACGTATAGATCAACATGCCGTAAAATTGGATTTTTTGCGTAAAGCACGCACAACAAATCCACTTTTTCGTACAAAAGTCAGGCTAGAAGGTCGTACGAGAGTAAAAGTTCCATGTTCTGTAAAATTCCAATACGAGCATCCGCCAGAATTAGATCCTATACGATTTTATCATGATACTGTTATGCGATCTGTAAACAGAAACACTAAAAAGCAAAGTGTAGAAAGTAACGATTGCAGAAGTCCTAAAGTAGAATACGCAGGAATTAAGAAATCAGACGAACAGATGGAGGTAGAAAATGACGTTGAACTGAATAATCAACTGAAGGAGGAAAATACTAAGGACGAAACAAGTAACAAATCAAATTGTAAAGAAAAAGTAGATGAAGAAAGtacaaatgaaaataattgtACAGACGATGGTAGCGTTGAGTATTGCGCAAAACATTTTGGTTACGACATTAAAGAAGGTGTACAGTTACTTGAAAGACCAGTATTGGAAGCGTTAGCGTTGCAACGATTAGAACAAATACTTGACACGGATGGTGAAAATTACCACTCGATCAATTGTCGTATGATGGCGAGGGCGGCTCTGTTTTCTTTAAATCATAAACCTAAACAGCCATTTTTTATGATCCATAAAACATTAACTATAGGAAGTGGCCCGAACTGTGATTTAGTTTTATCCAATTATGGTAATTGCAGCTTTATATCTTCGAAACATGCAATTATTTTCTTCGACGag CGACGTAACTAA